The following are from one region of the Corylus avellana chromosome ca1, CavTom2PMs-1.0 genome:
- the LOC132167742 gene encoding cysteine-rich repeat secretory protein 55-like, with the protein MNSIPKILLLLLALCICSAESAHPLGQFCNSDTNIKSGSKISANIDRLLSALISKTSSNGFTSTSYGKGKDKVFGLAQCRGDVGSTDCTSCIQDAAKQIRHLCPNEADARIWYDFCFLRYNNKSFIGDLDTSFGIFYWNVANVTDPKTFNKDLGALMDEVRKDAVEPKNEGLGKGDTKVSPFVTVYALVQCTRDLAPLDCAQCLATAVENFETFCSNRKGCRVLYSSCYVRYEIYPFFFPLNSNNDNKADTLMAIVYP; encoded by the exons ATGAATTCAATACCCAAAATTCTTCTTCTCTTGCTAGCTCTCTGCATTTGCAGTGCAGAATCTGCACATCCTTTGGGGCAGTTTTGCAATAGTGATACTAACATTAAAAGTGGTAGCAAAATATCAGCAAATATTGATCGCTTATTATCTGCATTGATTTCCAAAACCTCCTCCAATGGCTTTACTTCTACTTCTTATGGTAAAGGGAAAGACAAAGTTTTTGGGCTGGCTCAATGTAGAGGGGATGTCGGCAGCACAGACTGCACAAGTTGTATTCAAGATGCAGCAAAGCAAATCCGCCATCTCTGTCCAAACGAAGCTGATGCAAGAATCTG gTACGACTTTTGCTTTTTACGTTACAACAACAAGAGCTTCATTGGGGACCTGGATACATCTTTTGGTATATTCTATTGGAATGTGGCAAACGTGACAGATCCTAAGACTTTCAACAAAGACCTAGGAGCCCTCATGGATGAAGTCAGGAAAGATGCTGTTGAGCCTAAGAATGAAGGGCTTGGGAAAGGTGACACCAAAGTGTCACCATTTGTGACAGTTTATGCCTTGGTTCAATGCACAAGGGACCTAGCTCCCCTAGATTGTGCCCAGTGTTTGGCCACTGCTGTGGAGAATTTTGAAACCTTTTGCAGCAACCGCAAGGGATGCAGAGTTCTATATAGCAGTTGTTATGTCCGGTATGAGATCTACCCTTTTTTCTTTCCACTGAATTCAAACAACGACAACAAGGCTGATACTCTAATGGCCATAGTTTATCCATAA
- the LOC132180759 gene encoding cysteine-rich repeat secretory protein 55-like has product MNSIPKILLLLLALCICSAESADPLGQYCNSDTNIKSGSKISANIDRLLSALISKTSSNGFTSTSYGEGKDQVFGLAQCRGDVGSTDCTSCIQDAAKQIRQLCPNEADARIWYDFCFLRYNNKSFIGELDTSFGIFYWNVANVTDPETFNKDLGALMDEVRKEAVEPKNEGLGKGDTKVSPFVTVYALVQCTRDLAPLDCAQCLAIAVGNFDTFCSNRKGCRVLYSSCYVRYEIYPFFFPLNSNNDNKADTLMAIVYP; this is encoded by the exons ATGAATTCAATACCCAAAATTCTTCTTCTCTTGCTAGCTCTCTGCATTTGCAGTGCAGAATCTGCAGATCCTTTGGGGCAGTATTGCAATAGCGATACTAACATTAAAAGTGGTAGCAAAATATCAGCAAATATTGATCGCTTATTATCTGCATTGATTTCCAAAACCTCCTCCAATGGCTTTACTTCTACTTCTTATGGTGAAGGGAAAGACCAAGTTTTTGGGCTGGCTCAATGTAGAGGGGATGTCGGCAGCACAGACTGCACAAGTTGTATTCAAGATGCAGCAAAGCAAATCCGCCAACTCTGTCCAAACGAAGCCGATGCAAGAATCTG gtaCGACTTTTGCTTTTTACGTTACAACAACAAGAGCTTCATTGGGGAACTAGATACATCTTTTGGTATATTCTATTGGAATGTAGCAAATGTGACAGATCCTGAGACTTTCAACAAAGACCTAGGAGCCCTCATGGATGAAGTCAGAAAAGAAGCTGTTGAGCCTAAGAATGAAGGGCTTGGGAAAGGTGACACCAAAGTGTCACCATTTGTGACAGTTTATGCCTTGGTTCAATGCACAAGGGACCTAGCTCCCCTAGATTGTGCCCAGTGTTTGGCCATTGCTGTGGGAAATTTTGATACCTTTTGCAGCAACCGCAAGGGATGCAGAGTTCTATATAGCAGTTGTTATGTCCGGTATGAGATCTACCCTTTTTTCTTTCCACTGAATTCAAACAACGACAACAAGGCTGATACTCTAATGGCCATAGTTTATCCATAA